The following coding sequences are from one Anas acuta chromosome 15, bAnaAcu1.1, whole genome shotgun sequence window:
- the PRPSAP2 gene encoding phosphoribosyl pyrophosphate synthase-associated protein 2, translating to MFCVPSTEIGANMNITKGGLVLFSANSNSSCMELSKRIAERLGVEMGKVQVYQEPNRETRVQIQESVRGKDVFIIQTVSKDVNTTIMELLIMVYACKTSCAKSIIGVIPYFPYSKQCKMRKRGSIVSKLLASMMCKAGLTHLITMDLHQKEIQGFFNIPVDNLRASPFLLQYIQEEIPDYRNAVIVAKSPASAKRAQSFAERLRLGIAVIHGEAQDAESDMVDGRHSPPTAKNVAAIHPSLEIPMLIPKEKPPITVVGDVGGRIAIIVDDIIDDVDSFLAAAETLKERGAYKIFVMATHGLLSSDAPRLIEESAIDEVVVTNTIPHEIQKLQCPKIKTVDISMILSEAIRRIHNGESMSYLFRNIGLDD from the exons ATGTTTTGTGTGCCATCAACTGAAATTGGGGCCAACATGAATATAACGAAGGGAGGACTGGTGCTGTTTTCAGCTAATTCCAATTCATCATGCATGGAACTATCGAAGAGGATTGCGGA gcgATTAGGGGTTGAGATGGGGAAGGTTCAGGTTTATCAAGAGCCAAACAGAG AAACACGAGTGCAGATCCAGGAGTCTGTGAGAGGGAAGGATGTATTCATCATCCAGACAGTTTCAAA GGATGTGAATACTACGATCATGGAACTCCTGATCATGGTGTACGCTTGTAAAACATCCTGTGCCAAAAGCATTATTGGAGTGATTCCTTACTTCCCATACAGCAAGCAGTGCAAGATGAGAAAAAGGGGCTCCATTGTCTCTAAATTACTGGCTTCAATGATGTGCAAGGCTG GACTAACTCATCTCATTACCATGGATTTACATCAGAAGGAGATACAGGGCTTCTTCAATATTCCAGTTGATAACTTGAGAGCATCTCCATTTTTACTACAGTACATCCAGGAAGAG ATACCAGACTACAGGAATGCTGTAATTGTGGCCAAATCACCTGCGTCTGCAAAGAG GGCACAGTCATTTGCTGAACGCTTACGGTTGGGAATTGCTGTCATTCACGGGGAAGCTCAAGATGCTGAGTCTGACATGGTGGACGGCCGACACTCACCACCTACAGCCAAAAACGTAGCTGCTATTCATCCCAGTTTAGAGATACCCA TGCTGATTCCCAAGGAAAAACCACCCATCACAGTTGTTGGAGATGTAGGAGGAAGAATAGCTATCATCGTG GATGACATTATAGATGACGTCGACAGCTTTCTTGCTGCAGCAGAGACCCTCAAGGAGAGGGGGGCTTACAAGATCTTTGTCATGGCCACGCATGGCCTGCTCTCGTCAGATGCTCCCAGGCTGATAGAGGAATCTGCAATCGATGAA gtGGTTGTTACAAACACGATTCCCCACGAAATACAGAAACTCCAGTGCCCTAAAATCAAGACTGTGGATATCAGCATGATCCTCTCAGAAGCCATTCGCAGGATCCATAACGGGGAGTCCATGTCGTACCTTTTCAGAAATATAGGACTGGATGATTAA